The following proteins are co-located in the Dyadobacter chenwenxiniae genome:
- the thrA gene encoding bifunctional aspartate kinase/homoserine dehydrogenase I — translation MKVLKFGGTSVGSVDSIKTVISILEKNLAEGERIAVVFSAMGGVTNRLIEIGKMAAAGNPEYLEFLKVVEERHFAVVRGLIPVKNQSSTFAAIRGIFNELEDILRGVSWIKELSERTLDLIMSFGERLSTLVITEILKSKGIAAEFCDARQIIHTNATYGMGDVNFEITNRQILEYFAKTSALQCVTGFIASTAEGVTTTLGRGGSDYTASIIAAALDADSIEIWTDVDGMMTADPRKVANAFTIPSISYSEAMELSHFGAKVIYPPSLQPAFAKNITLKVLNTFNVDFEGTYVQKAANGKDYAITGISSIDEIALVNIQGSGMIGVAGISGRLFTALSNNAISVILISQASSEHSICFSIDPKNAQRATEVLEKEFATEISLGHIDSIAIEKSLSIIAIVGEGMKKSTGVSGKLFSVLGKNGINVVATAQGSSELNISVVIAKGDLSKALNAIHGVFFQSETRSLNLFIVGMGLIGGTLLNQIKNQTKYLREEKLLNLNIAGLTNTKKMLLDPDGIQPDNWRDRVMDEGVKTSLPAFVQRMIELNLPNSVFVDCTSDKDIVQYYHMLLDASISVVTPNKVANSGSYSEYVSLQRTALQRGVKFLYETNVGAGLPIINTIQGLMASGDKFLKIEAILSGTLSYIFNNFGPGIRFADVVREAKVKGFTEPDPREDLSGADVGRKILILAREVGVQLEADEITIKAILPGNCLNAPTVEAFFQELEISDGFFASMQAAAEAKQEKLRFIATLENGKASIELKTVDAQHPFYTLSGSDNIVSFTTERYKDRPLVIKGPGAGAEVTASGVFADIMSISSYLG, via the coding sequence ATGAAGGTTCTTAAATTTGGCGGCACCTCTGTCGGTTCGGTTGACAGCATTAAAACAGTAATAAGTATCCTTGAAAAAAACCTGGCGGAAGGGGAGCGCATCGCGGTCGTTTTTTCGGCTATGGGCGGTGTTACGAACCGGTTGATCGAGATCGGTAAAATGGCTGCTGCCGGAAATCCAGAGTATTTGGAATTTCTGAAAGTGGTTGAGGAAAGGCACTTTGCAGTGGTAAGAGGGCTGATTCCTGTGAAGAATCAAAGCAGCACATTTGCGGCCATTAGGGGAATTTTCAATGAGCTGGAAGATATATTAAGAGGTGTTTCCTGGATTAAGGAGCTTTCGGAAAGGACGCTGGACCTGATCATGAGCTTCGGCGAGCGCCTATCCACATTGGTTATCACCGAAATACTGAAAAGCAAAGGCATAGCAGCCGAATTTTGTGATGCCCGCCAGATCATTCATACCAATGCGACTTACGGAATGGGCGATGTGAATTTTGAGATCACAAATCGTCAGATCCTCGAATACTTTGCCAAAACATCCGCTTTGCAATGCGTAACGGGCTTTATAGCTTCCACAGCGGAAGGCGTAACGACCACATTGGGCCGTGGCGGTTCCGACTATACAGCCTCGATCATTGCAGCAGCTTTGGATGCCGATTCCATTGAAATATGGACAGACGTAGACGGCATGATGACCGCAGATCCGCGCAAAGTGGCCAATGCGTTCACCATTCCCTCTATATCTTATTCGGAAGCGATGGAGCTTTCCCATTTCGGCGCGAAAGTGATCTATCCGCCGAGTTTGCAGCCTGCCTTTGCAAAGAATATTACTTTGAAAGTCCTGAATACATTCAATGTTGATTTTGAAGGAACCTATGTTCAAAAAGCCGCTAACGGTAAGGACTATGCGATCACCGGGATTTCCTCTATCGACGAGATTGCTCTAGTGAACATTCAGGGAAGTGGCATGATAGGCGTTGCCGGGATTTCCGGAAGGCTTTTTACAGCACTTTCCAACAATGCCATCAGCGTAATTCTGATTTCCCAGGCATCTTCCGAACATTCGATTTGTTTTTCAATTGATCCAAAAAATGCACAGCGTGCGACGGAAGTTCTTGAAAAGGAGTTTGCGACTGAGATTTCATTGGGGCATATCGATAGCATTGCCATCGAAAAAAGTCTTTCCATCATCGCGATTGTTGGTGAAGGCATGAAAAAGAGCACGGGTGTTTCCGGTAAGCTGTTTTCTGTTTTGGGTAAAAACGGGATTAATGTTGTTGCGACGGCGCAAGGATCTTCCGAGCTGAACATATCCGTAGTAATTGCGAAAGGTGACCTTTCCAAAGCGCTTAATGCCATTCACGGCGTGTTTTTTCAATCAGAAACACGTTCGCTTAACTTATTTATTGTAGGAATGGGCTTGATCGGCGGCACTTTGCTGAACCAGATCAAAAATCAGACAAAATACTTAAGAGAAGAAAAATTACTGAACCTGAACATAGCGGGTTTGACCAACACAAAAAAAATGCTGCTTGATCCGGATGGGATTCAGCCAGACAACTGGCGTGATCGCGTGATGGACGAAGGCGTGAAAACAAGCTTGCCTGCGTTTGTGCAGCGCATGATCGAGCTCAATTTGCCCAACAGCGTTTTTGTGGATTGTACATCGGATAAGGACATTGTGCAGTATTATCATATGTTGCTGGACGCCAGCATTTCTGTCGTGACGCCTAACAAGGTTGCCAATTCGGGTTCTTACTCGGAATATGTTTCGTTACAGCGGACCGCGTTGCAGCGCGGGGTTAAGTTCTTATACGAAACCAATGTGGGGGCAGGCTTACCAATCATAAACACCATTCAAGGGCTGATGGCCAGTGGCGATAAGTTCCTGAAAATCGAGGCGATCCTTTCCGGGACGCTGTCTTACATTTTCAATAATTTCGGACCCGGAATCCGTTTTGCGGACGTGGTTAGGGAAGCGAAAGTAAAAGGTTTTACAGAGCCAGATCCCCGCGAAGATCTGAGCGGAGCAGACGTAGGGCGTAAAATATTGATCCTCGCGCGTGAAGTCGGCGTGCAACTGGAAGCCGATGAAATTACGATCAAAGCCATTTTACCAGGCAATTGCCTGAATGCACCCACCGTGGAAGCATTTTTCCAGGAATTGGAAATCTCCGACGGCTTCTTCGCAAGCATGCAAGCAGCAGCCGAGGCTAAGCAGGAAAAACTGCGCTTTATCGCCACATTGGAAAATGGAAAAGCAAGCATTGAGCTGAAAACCGTTGATGCCCAGCATCCTTTTTATACATTATCAGGAAGCGATAATATTGTCTCCTTCACAACAGAACGTTACAAAGATCGCCCGCTTGTCATCAAAGGCCCGGGAGCCGGCGCCGAGGTGACTGCCTCCGGCGTCTTCGCGGATATCATGAGTATTAGTAGTTATTTGGGGTAA
- a CDS encoding homoserine kinase: MNSIKAFAPATVANVACGFDIFGFAIEAPGDVVEIKKRDEPGVVITEITGDEGRLPRNAEKNAVTVVMLHLLKHLGIKDFGAEVVLHKNMPLGSGMGSSAASAVAGVVAMNELLGNPLTRQELLPFAMEGEKIASGSAHADNVGPSLLGGFVVIRSYNPLDIFTIPIPDDLYCTLVHPDIEINTKDARFILRNEVSLKNTIAQMGNVAGLVAGLMKADYDLIGRSMVDVIIEPVRSILIPEFKEVKQAAIANGALGCSISGSGPSMFALSKGKANAESAGVAMQQKFADAGIESSMHVSAINKNGAAIL; this comes from the coding sequence GTGAATTCAATAAAAGCTTTTGCGCCGGCTACGGTGGCTAATGTTGCCTGTGGATTTGATATTTTCGGTTTCGCTATTGAGGCGCCGGGCGATGTTGTGGAAATTAAAAAACGGGATGAGCCTGGCGTTGTTATAACAGAAATTACAGGGGACGAAGGCCGGTTGCCACGCAATGCTGAAAAAAATGCAGTGACCGTTGTTATGCTGCATTTATTGAAACATCTGGGCATTAAGGACTTCGGAGCCGAGGTGGTTTTGCACAAAAATATGCCGTTAGGGAGTGGAATGGGTTCCAGTGCCGCGAGCGCGGTGGCGGGAGTTGTGGCAATGAACGAGTTGCTGGGTAACCCTTTAACCCGTCAGGAATTGCTTCCTTTTGCCATGGAAGGTGAGAAAATCGCTTCCGGATCGGCGCATGCGGATAATGTTGGACCTTCGCTTTTGGGTGGTTTCGTCGTGATACGCAGTTATAATCCGCTGGATATTTTCACAATTCCAATTCCGGATGACTTGTATTGCACACTGGTTCACCCGGATATTGAGATTAATACAAAAGACGCACGTTTCATCTTGCGCAACGAAGTTTCCCTGAAAAACACGATCGCTCAAATGGGCAATGTTGCCGGGCTGGTTGCTGGTTTGATGAAAGCCGATTACGACCTCATCGGCAGGTCTATGGTTGACGTGATTATCGAACCGGTAAGGTCTATTTTAATCCCGGAATTTAAAGAAGTAAAACAGGCTGCGATTGCGAACGGAGCATTGGGTTGCAGCATTTCAGGCTCGGGTCCGTCTATGTTTGCACTTAGCAAAGGAAAGGCTAATGCGGAAAGTGCCGGCGTGGCGATGCAGCAAAAATTTGCCGATGCAGGAATTGAATCCAGCATGCACGTTTCTGCAATAAATAAAAACGGTGCTGCCATATTGTAA
- a CDS encoding phytanoyl-CoA dioxygenase family protein gives MDTKVYPMNQPWIDSPFFEQEIEQSALDEDTKQLVKDYAEKGYLILDTELPESTFDRIVELLKPHYTSPRIQDAWNITPLVREVAGCPKILDMLRILYRREPFPFQTLNFQVGSQQKTHSDAIHFSSIPERFMCGVWVALEDIDESNGPLHYYPGSQKLPFFNMADIGLSGAQDAGSYVQYVEYENFVQKLMIATGQKKEVFKVRKGQALIWSATLFHGGEPILREGASRHSQVTHYYFKDCMYYSPLWSDLPIEKMYMRRPVNILTGEVVENKYLNKPIMGRTGLSQLTDYKNQLEDSLRKLKRTLKG, from the coding sequence ATGGATACAAAGGTTTACCCAATGAACCAGCCCTGGATCGATTCCCCGTTCTTTGAACAAGAAATTGAACAGTCTGCACTTGATGAAGACACAAAGCAGCTCGTCAAAGACTATGCGGAAAAGGGTTACCTGATCCTGGACACCGAACTGCCTGAAAGCACGTTTGACAGGATTGTTGAGCTTTTAAAACCACATTATACTTCACCCAGAATCCAGGATGCCTGGAACATTACACCACTCGTGCGGGAAGTGGCAGGCTGTCCAAAGATCCTTGATATGCTGCGGATCTTGTATCGCAGAGAACCTTTCCCTTTCCAAACCCTTAATTTTCAAGTCGGCTCGCAGCAAAAAACGCATAGTGATGCAATTCATTTTTCGTCCATTCCTGAGCGGTTTATGTGTGGCGTTTGGGTGGCTTTGGAAGATATCGATGAGTCGAACGGACCGTTGCATTACTATCCCGGGAGTCAGAAATTGCCATTCTTTAACATGGCGGATATTGGCCTTTCCGGAGCGCAGGATGCGGGAAGTTATGTTCAGTACGTTGAATATGAGAATTTTGTGCAAAAATTAATGATCGCAACCGGTCAGAAAAAGGAGGTTTTCAAAGTTAGGAAAGGGCAGGCGTTGATCTGGTCGGCGACGCTTTTCCACGGCGGAGAACCCATCCTGCGCGAGGGGGCGAGCAGGCATAGTCAGGTGACGCATTATTATTTCAAAGATTGCATGTATTACTCCCCGTTATGGTCGGATCTGCCGATTGAAAAGATGTATATGCGCCGGCCGGTAAACATACTTACAGGGGAAGTGGTTGAAAATAAATATCTTAACAAACCGATTATGGGAAGAACCGGGTTGAGTCAATTGACCGACTACAAAAACCAGCTCGAAGACTCATTAAGAAAGTTGAAAAGAACTCTGAAGGGTTAG
- a CDS encoding HesB/IscA family protein, protein MVTVSDTAKNKIVELRKADGHLEDYQIRVGVLGGGCSGLTYNLEFNSETNPNDMVFEDKGVKIIVDKKSILYLAGTVLDFSDGLNGKGFQFVNPNATRTCGCGESFAV, encoded by the coding sequence ATGGTTACTGTAAGTGATACCGCCAAAAACAAAATTGTTGAACTTCGCAAAGCAGACGGGCATTTGGAGGATTATCAAATCCGCGTTGGCGTTTTGGGAGGAGGCTGTTCCGGTTTGACATATAATCTTGAATTCAATTCCGAAACCAACCCGAATGACATGGTTTTTGAAGACAAGGGAGTAAAAATCATTGTCGACAAGAAAAGCATTCTTTATCTGGCCGGGACCGTCCTTGATTTCTCGGACGGGTTAAATGGTAAAGGCTTTCAATTCGTGAATCCCAATGCAACCCGCACTTGCGGCTGCGGCGAAAGTTTTGCTGTATAA
- a CDS encoding nucleotidyltransferase family protein: MKPTLLILAAGIGSRYGGIKQLDQFGPNGETIIDYSLYDAIRSGFGKVVFIVREEIKDSAEAIFAPKLKGKIDFDFAIQGVQSYVPEDLGTVDRVKPWGTGHATLCAWPKTETPFAVINADDFYGHDAFATMADFLTNDTNDKQHAMIGYELKRTLSENGTVSRGICVERADHNLESVVERTKIFEEDGKIYFEENDVKTELAPETPVSMNFWGFKPGMFPITKDLFETYARENINTPKAEFYIPTVMTHIIKNGMGDCRVFRIASDWFGVTYPEDKPTVQASLSALHETGVYPEKLW, translated from the coding sequence ATGAAACCAACTCTTTTGATTTTAGCTGCCGGCATCGGTAGCCGTTACGGGGGCATCAAGCAGCTGGACCAGTTTGGCCCAAACGGGGAAACAATCATCGATTATTCACTATATGACGCGATTCGCAGCGGTTTTGGTAAAGTAGTTTTTATCGTTCGGGAAGAAATTAAGGATAGTGCGGAAGCTATTTTTGCTCCTAAGTTGAAGGGTAAGATTGATTTTGACTTTGCTATTCAGGGCGTTCAGTCATACGTTCCGGAAGATCTGGGAACGGTTGACCGCGTAAAGCCCTGGGGGACGGGACACGCAACATTATGCGCATGGCCTAAGACAGAAACGCCATTTGCCGTAATTAATGCCGACGATTTTTATGGTCACGACGCTTTCGCCACCATGGCCGACTTCCTGACCAACGACACCAATGATAAGCAGCACGCAATGATCGGTTACGAGCTGAAACGCACATTATCCGAAAACGGCACTGTTTCCCGCGGGATTTGTGTCGAAAGGGCTGATCACAACCTGGAATCGGTGGTTGAGCGCACCAAAATTTTTGAAGAAGACGGAAAAATCTATTTCGAGGAAAACGACGTCAAAACCGAACTGGCACCGGAAACGCCCGTTTCCATGAACTTCTGGGGCTTCAAACCAGGCATGTTCCCCATCACAAAAGACCTGTTCGAAACTTACGCGCGCGAGAACATCAACACCCCAAAAGCCGAATTTTACATCCCAACCGTCATGACCCATATCATCAAAAATGGCATGGGCGACTGCCGCGTCTTCCGCATCGCTTCTGACTGGTTTGGCGTGACTTACCCGGAAGATAAACCGACGGTTCAGGCGTCTCTTAGTGCGTTGCATGAGACTGGGGTTTATCCTGAGAAGCTTTGGTAG
- a CDS encoding T9SS type A sorting domain-containing protein produces MKRKVEASDLFKNEKILVYPNPGTEKIFIDTNNPDSISHLQLFTLNGKSIYKTTKNNIDVRGIESGMHILVISYKDGSQTSRKVMIGK; encoded by the coding sequence GTGAAGCGGAAGGTGGAGGCTTCTGATCTTTTTAAAAATGAGAAAATTCTGGTCTATCCAAATCCTGGTACAGAAAAAATATTTATTGATACAAATAATCCAGACTCAATAAGCCATCTTCAGTTATTTACATTGAACGGCAAATCGATTTATAAAACAACAAAAAATAATATTGATGTGCGAGGCATTGAGTCTGGCATGCACATTCTGGTTATTAGCTATAAGGATGGCTCGCAAACTTCTCGTAAAGTCATGATAGGCAAGTAA
- a CDS encoding FG-GAP-like repeat-containing protein yields MQSNHTEAQFGTSVSSAGDLNKDGYSDVIVGAPFYTKGETKEGAVMVYYGSASGLNSVATILESNQPNAKFGRAVEGLGDVNGDGFSDVIVGAPLFDKGQFDEGAAFIYHGSAAGINLLAANILESNQEKAQFGYCSAGAGDVNGDGYNDVLVGAYAYDKGHDNEGAVFVHLGSAVGINNNASVVLEGNQINAQYGWSAATAGDVNGDGYSDIIVGSYLYDYGQTNEGAVFVYHGSAQGIKASAAIRLESNQPEAKQGIAVACAGDVNGEGYSDVMIGIWQYDKGENNEGAVVIHHGSPNGLISSPASTLESNQADAGMGWSVKSAGDVNGDGYSDIITGANTYDTGQTDEGAAFVWLGMADGLNKTYGTQLEMNQPEALFGSFISSAGDLNGDGYGDVAIAAFYYDSGQTSEGAVFIFHGSAAGLDVVPNQILESNQEYASMGSTSSAGDINGDGYGDLIVGMPLFGGNDAGAVFIYTGSPAGINSNIKTIIYGKQEDDAYFGNSVSCAGDVNGDGFSDIIIGSPGLLVSSPADQGAAFVYHGSPNGINKDAANVTLTANACGNWCNYGNEVSGGGDINNDGYGDVIVGSTYYSNGEFNEGAVYIYYGSAIGLNINLKIIVESNRENSGMGSSFEVGDLNGDGYLDLALGAHEYSNGQHLEGAVFIYYGSITGFDKSPQILESNQINGWMGNVGIPGDVNGDGYADLIVGSTFYSNGQLDEGAAFLFNGTPFGVDPANSFMIEGNQDNALMGSSVAGAGDINGDGYNDVIVGARQYNKGQNDEGAAFVFYGNNNKNLQNNLRLYNSNLATLINQSQKAKNDFGAGLYAKSFLGKNKGKMVWETKAKGQGFSKGANNVITNSTMSSGSQNAYASLGLTGIELKSVVAKQGPSTKVRVRVKYDPTLALTGQLYGPWRYLPSYLVGNSIAPAPEDVVDDM; encoded by the coding sequence TTGCAAAGCAATCACACCGAAGCCCAATTCGGCACCAGCGTTTCTTCTGCTGGTGACCTTAATAAAGATGGATATAGTGACGTCATTGTCGGCGCTCCTTTCTATACCAAAGGTGAGACCAAAGAGGGCGCAGTGATGGTGTACTACGGCTCGGCTTCGGGTTTGAACAGCGTAGCGACAATCCTGGAAAGCAATCAGCCCAATGCGAAATTTGGCAGGGCCGTTGAAGGACTTGGCGACGTAAATGGTGATGGTTTCAGCGATGTCATTGTCGGTGCTCCTTTGTTTGATAAGGGGCAATTCGATGAAGGCGCTGCTTTTATATACCATGGCTCAGCGGCTGGCATTAACCTGCTGGCCGCCAACATTCTCGAAAGTAACCAGGAAAAAGCACAGTTTGGCTATTGCTCCGCAGGAGCGGGCGATGTGAATGGCGATGGCTACAACGATGTACTGGTGGGAGCATATGCCTACGATAAAGGCCATGACAATGAAGGCGCCGTGTTTGTGCATCTGGGCTCTGCCGTTGGCATTAACAACAATGCCTCCGTGGTATTGGAAGGAAATCAAATCAATGCCCAATATGGCTGGTCTGCCGCAACAGCCGGTGATGTGAATGGTGATGGCTATTCCGACATTATTGTTGGGAGCTATTTATACGACTATGGACAAACAAACGAAGGTGCCGTATTTGTCTATCACGGATCAGCACAAGGCATCAAAGCAAGTGCCGCCATCAGGCTTGAAAGCAACCAACCCGAAGCAAAACAGGGCATAGCGGTAGCCTGCGCCGGAGACGTCAACGGCGAAGGTTACAGCGACGTAATGATCGGCATCTGGCAATATGACAAAGGCGAAAACAACGAAGGAGCAGTCGTAATCCATCACGGCTCACCCAATGGCCTGATATCCTCACCTGCCTCAACCCTTGAAAGCAATCAGGCTGACGCAGGAATGGGTTGGTCTGTAAAAAGCGCCGGTGATGTGAATGGCGATGGTTATAGCGACATTATAACGGGTGCGAACACATATGATACGGGGCAAACGGATGAGGGTGCGGCGTTTGTTTGGTTGGGGATGGCGGATGGGTTAAACAAAACTTATGGAACGCAACTAGAAATGAATCAGCCAGAAGCCTTATTCGGCTCATTTATATCAAGCGCTGGCGATCTGAATGGTGATGGTTATGGTGATGTAGCCATTGCGGCTTTCTATTATGACAGTGGCCAGACATCAGAAGGGGCAGTCTTTATATTTCATGGTTCTGCGGCGGGACTTGACGTTGTTCCAAATCAAATTTTAGAAAGTAATCAAGAGTATGCCTCGATGGGAAGTACTTCATCAGCCGGAGATATAAATGGAGATGGTTACGGTGATCTCATTGTAGGCATGCCGCTTTTTGGTGGCAATGATGCAGGAGCAGTTTTTATCTATACAGGATCACCGGCAGGCATAAACAGCAATATTAAAACAATAATATATGGAAAGCAGGAAGATGACGCTTACTTTGGGAATTCTGTGTCCTGTGCCGGAGATGTTAATGGTGATGGTTTCAGTGATATAATAATTGGCTCACCAGGCTTGCTCGTGTCATCACCAGCAGATCAAGGTGCGGCTTTTGTATATCATGGCTCTCCAAATGGAATTAATAAAGACGCAGCAAACGTAACATTGACAGCAAATGCATGTGGAAACTGGTGCAACTACGGCAATGAGGTCTCAGGTGGAGGTGATATCAATAATGACGGTTACGGGGATGTAATTGTTGGGAGCACTTATTATAGTAATGGTGAATTTAATGAAGGTGCTGTTTACATATATTATGGTTCTGCGATTGGGCTTAACATCAACTTAAAAATAATAGTTGAAAGTAATCGTGAAAATTCAGGTATGGGTAGTTCTTTCGAAGTCGGGGATTTAAATGGTGACGGATATTTAGATCTGGCGCTTGGAGCACATGAGTATTCAAATGGTCAACACTTAGAAGGTGCAGTTTTCATTTATTATGGATCAATTACAGGATTTGATAAAAGTCCACAAATTTTAGAGAGTAATCAGATTAATGGATGGATGGGAAATGTCGGGATTCCAGGAGATGTTAATGGAGATGGATATGCCGATTTAATCGTTGGGTCCACGTTTTACTCGAATGGGCAACTTGACGAAGGCGCAGCATTTTTATTTAATGGAACGCCTTTCGGAGTTGATCCAGCTAATTCTTTTATGATAGAGGGAAATCAAGATAATGCTTTAATGGGAAGCTCGGTGGCTGGGGCGGGTGACATCAATGGGGATGGATATAATGATGTAATTGTCGGAGCACGTCAATATAATAAGGGACAAAACGACGAAGGTGCAGCTTTCGTCTTCTACGGCAACAATAACAAAAACCTCCAAAACAACCTCCGCCTCTACAACTCCAATCTTGCAACCCTCATCAACCAATCCCAAAAAGCTAAAAACGATTTTGGGGCTGGGCTTTATGCTAAGTCATTCTTGGGTAAAAATAAAGGCAAGATGGTTTGGGAGACGAAGGCTAAGGGACAGGGATTTTCGAAAGGGGCGAATAATGTGATTACGAATAGCACAATGTCATCTGGTTCGCAGAATGCTTATGCGAGTTTGGGGCTAACTGGCATTGAGCTGAAAAGTGTTGTTGCCAAGCAGGGACCATCAACCAAAGTCCGCGTCAGGGTAAAGTATGATCCTACACTCGCCCTCACCGGCCAGCTTTATGGCCCGTGGCGTTACTTGCCCTCTTACCTAGTTGGCAATAGCATTGCGCCTGCTCCGGAGGATGTGGTAGACGATATGTAG
- a CDS encoding integrin alpha, with translation MKQYYKKGIFTLLFILATAYIVQMHELSSNRPITETPPLVQSSNVKNKPSAVHDTTVASIQQSLAKREYNISFDTEKNTLQSPNRKQGLRAYYKPGVLTLNNRVDSAGHNFSLKLINEGIYADGRKILSAQSDAKHENGDNKLQIKHKGFTEEFINNEEGVRQNFIIDSAPIATKELQVRLSAQGLKVKDLGNDELHFYAENKKGEPANSLIYKDITCWDADGDTLPATLRYKDGLVLLSVNVQNAAYPVTIDPIVVNGNPSNANAIVESNQIGAQAGYAVSSAGDVNGDGYSDVLVGAPLFDSGETNEGVVFVIPWLCFGT, from the coding sequence ATGAAACAATATTACAAAAAGGGCATTTTTACGCTCTTATTTATCTTAGCAACGGCTTACATTGTGCAAATGCATGAGCTGTCGTCGAACAGGCCAATAACCGAAACACCTCCGCTTGTTCAATCAAGTAATGTAAAAAATAAACCAAGCGCCGTTCACGACACTACAGTGGCCAGCATCCAGCAAAGCCTGGCCAAGCGCGAATACAACATTTCTTTCGACACCGAAAAGAACACATTACAAAGCCCTAACCGCAAGCAGGGCCTGCGTGCTTACTACAAACCGGGCGTGTTAACGCTAAATAACCGCGTTGATTCAGCAGGCCATAACTTCTCCCTGAAATTGATCAACGAAGGCATCTACGCAGACGGCCGGAAGATACTCTCGGCACAATCCGATGCAAAACATGAGAATGGGGATAACAAGCTTCAAATCAAACACAAAGGATTCACAGAGGAATTTATTAACAACGAAGAAGGGGTCCGGCAGAACTTCATTATTGACTCCGCCCCTATTGCCACAAAAGAACTGCAGGTAAGGTTGTCAGCCCAAGGGCTAAAAGTCAAGGATCTGGGAAATGACGAACTTCATTTTTATGCTGAGAATAAAAAAGGCGAGCCTGCAAACAGCCTCATTTACAAAGACATTACATGCTGGGATGCGGACGGCGACACATTACCGGCCACTTTGCGTTACAAGGACGGGCTTGTACTGCTGAGCGTTAATGTTCAAAACGCCGCTTACCCGGTGACCATTGATCCCATTGTTGTAAACGGAAACCCAAGCAATGCCAATGCGATCGTAGAAAGCAACCAGATCGGCGCTCAGGCAGGGTACGCAGTATCTTCGGCCGGAGATGTGAATGGCGACGGATACAGCGATGTGCTGGTAGGAGCGCCCTTGTTCGACAGCGGAGAGACTAATGAGGGCGTTGTGTTTGTAATACCATGGCTCTGCTTCGGGACTTAG
- a CDS encoding SGNH/GDSL hydrolase family protein, which yields MRVIFKFLQVAIFVLPLIAMRQDKPLRVIFFGDSITQAGVGPTGYITKMTEMLKSKGQDSQYELMGAGIGGNKVYDLYLRLEDDVLSKKPDVVFIYVGINDVWHKTSSGTGTDPDKYVKFYEALIKKMKAQNIRVIVCTPTVIGEKNDASNPQDGDLNQYSKLIREIATRNSLQLCDLRKSFQDHLVQNNPENKEKGILTSDRVHLTDEGNKFLAERMMEALLQK from the coding sequence ATGCGGGTCATTTTTAAATTTTTGCAGGTTGCCATTTTCGTGCTGCCCCTCATCGCCATGCGCCAGGACAAGCCGTTGCGCGTCATATTTTTCGGAGATTCTATTACCCAGGCCGGCGTAGGTCCGACAGGCTACATCACCAAAATGACTGAAATGCTTAAATCAAAAGGTCAGGACAGCCAGTACGAGCTCATGGGCGCCGGGATAGGCGGAAACAAAGTGTACGATCTTTATTTAAGGCTGGAAGACGATGTGCTTTCCAAAAAGCCGGACGTCGTTTTCATTTATGTGGGAATCAACGATGTATGGCACAAAACATCCTCCGGAACAGGAACTGACCCTGATAAATATGTGAAGTTTTACGAAGCTTTGATCAAAAAAATGAAGGCCCAAAACATCCGCGTGATCGTATGCACGCCAACGGTCATCGGCGAAAAGAATGACGCTTCCAACCCTCAGGACGGCGACCTGAACCAATATTCCAAACTCATCCGCGAGATCGCAACCCGCAACAGCCTGCAACTCTGTGACCTTCGCAAATCTTTCCAGGATCATTTAGTCCAAAACAATCCTGAGAATAAGGAAAAAGGCATTTTAACGTCGGATAGAGTGCATCTGACGGACGAAGGAAACAAGTTTCTGGCGGAGCGGATGATGGAAGCCTTGCTGCAGAAGTGA